In Ornithodoros turicata isolate Travis chromosome 1, ASM3712646v1, whole genome shotgun sequence, the DNA window GAAAGAGGTTCCAATCAGCTACGGATAGTTTCCACCGTGGTGGTCGTGTAGTCACAGTGTCTGGTGTATGGCTTAACCTTAGGACAAAAGGGAAGTCATCACTTCCTCGAGGGTTGTCCTCCACTGCCCCGTCTATGTCCTGGAACAAAGATGGGCTGCAGAAAGAGAGGTCAATTGCTGAAAAGGACTGTGTGGCACTATTTACGTAGGTTGCAGCTCCTGTGTTGAGCATGCAAATCGGCCTTGCAAGCAAAATCATTTCTATCATCTTTCCCCATGTGTCGATCTTTCGACTGCCCCATAAACAGTTGtgggcattgaaatctccaAGTACAAGATATGGTGACGGCAGTTCATCCAGTAAATCTCCCAGTTGTTTTAGATCTACCACCGCCGATGGAGGTATATATAAAGAGCAAGCTGTTAAGACCCTATGAAGACAAATTTGAACAGCAACTGCTTCGAGACctgttttcagtggaaggtgcTTCGTAGGAACAGAATTTCGTGTGAGGATCgcaacacctccagatgtacgtgttgcatctagacgatcttttcggaacaggttccaCCGCCTGAGAGTGTGTGTCTCTTGGTGATTCAGGTAAGTTTCTTGTAACGCAACACAAAATGCATCATACCTGTCGGAAAGATCATTGATGTCATCGAGATTTGTGaaaagccctcgacaattccaacAAGAACATCAGTATACAAGACGTGTCTGCATTATGGAGATGAGTGTTCTGTTCAAGCAAAGTTTCATTGCTTCTCTTTGGGGGCATTATGGGCTGTctcggagttttcttccgagcagctGCGAGTTCCGTAGGCGATATATCGGGGAGTGAGCCACTCCCCGAAATACTGCTCTAAGGTTTCATTTGATATTGTGAGCTCGCGCTCGCAAAAgagccttgcgagctcgtgCCGTCATCGCATTTCATGGAGCTGGCCTCCACGGGTTGCGATGACGAAGGTGgcgtctgtgaaaatgacgccacGGAAGAGGATTGCGAAACTGTCGTTACTgttagaggaggtggtgtttgagaaagaggtgcACGCGTTTCTTCACTTTGTATGGTATTCTATGTCTGTGTTGCGCATGACATCATCCTTGGTTTTTCTTTAACAacagatgaaaaggatttctggaactggaaaggagatgccttcttcctgCCTTCTGGATAACTTAGTTTCTGTGTGACTTTGATGTGCATCACCTCTTTCTCAAATTTCCACTTTGGGCAATACCTAGAGTacgaagggtggtcacctgcACAGTTGACGCAGTGATCCGGTCCTCTGCACTCCTTGGAGTTGTGGTCCTGCTTGCTGCAGCGAGCACAGCATGTAGATCCTCTGCAAGTATCGGAAGGATGGGCAAAGCGGTTACACTTGAACCATCTGAGTGGATTAGGGATATATGGCCGCACCTCTGCGGTCAGATACCCTACCTTCAGCCTTTCCGGAAAAGTCGGACAGTCGAACGTGAGGATTGTGTTGCGCGTCGTTATATACTCGTTGTTTttcctgatttttattttcctgatttttattttcctgacaccaatcactttttgGCCTTTTTGATTTTCCAGTATCTCTTCTGATGGATCGTCAATGAGCTCCGCTAGTGACACGACACCACGGCAGGTATTAAGGGTCCTATGCAAGGTTGCTGATATTTTCATCCCGTGCATCTCCTGTGTGTTCAGTATACGCTCGCAGTCGGCTTCAGAAGTGCATTGCAGCAGTAGGTCACCTGATCTAAGGCGCTTGATTTCTTTCACGTTCTTTGACAGAGATGCCACCGCCTTTTTGATGAAGAACAGTGACATTTTTCCGAGTGGAGCGTTTTTTTCAGTCTCTGTGTTCACACTACTTACAACAATGTATTTAGTTTGAAAGGCGTCAAACGCCTGTTTGAAAACTTCGGTCCCCGGGCGCAAAGCGCCCGAGGAAGGAATAGAATTTTTACCCATATAAGGTTTAAGCAAACGAATGTTCCAGATGGTtacccacacttcacattcatacatgtgggaaggtcccggagttttaaagaaaacccatcggccggggttttaccaagaccccgaccgccaccgttcaaggtttctacccttcaccttacatcccctcggcacggtacggttaacaccttgggactgggggctggggtccgtggtggcgccactcaccaaacatcagcGTACGCTGATGCCCCCTGCGGGGTTCACTGAACGCGTACAAGCAGTCTCATGCTTAGaattttgtggttttcggcaccTCATTTGCCATTgatcggtggcttctgtagaCACGTAGGAATTAGGAAACAAACACGAGCTTTCTGGGCACATGGTAAACGGTATCCCATGTTTGAACCGGCCATTTGAACTATATGAAGTGTCAGGGAAAGTGGTTGGGATGTcttcatagatgtggtttgtTACATCATGGATGCGTGTCTTACACACGATTATACTGATACTAATATACCTTTTTTTGTTACATATCATACTTAGCGAGATAAAAACCCTCGAACAGATGCCCGACTAAAGCACATATGCCACAGACATCATTGATACAACCAATCCGATTGGTTGACGTCAGGGCTGCGACATTCGGTATTCACAGTGCCTATTTTATACACCTCTATCCCCACCTTGGTTGTAAAACATAcattggtacaaagaagcttctTTTACGTTTATGTGGGATTATTGTGTTGCGGCACCACTCAGTGATTAGTCGGGTGTGACCTTATATTGGTTTCAAGACTGACTACAGAACACCTCAACTGCACCAATGATTTGTCCGTCTTGCAGTGTGCCTGTTCACCCGGTCAGTCAGGCAGTTCTATGGTGTGTGTTTATGGCAATaaaattatttttttacgtGTAAAACTACAGTCtctgtggaatgtgtggaaATGTGCAGCAATCCTAGACGTAACCTGGCTGCTGAAACCAATATCCAGATCCAGATGTAATTATGACGTAGCCAGATGATGTATGCAAGCaactcagatttttttttcttttaatggcTGATTAATGTGGTGTGGCATGACTGCATTGGTCTTGTGAACGAGTGAGTTGCAGGGATACCTCTGATAATTACCCTTTCACTCTGTACTTGTACTGCGCCATTTGTTGCGCATTTAttctttccctctttctttctttttgtcctgCTCTTGAGCTATCAAAAGCCATATGtgccctcatgtaagtatcttgCTGTCTCGACAATGTATAATTTTGTCATATACATTCTCTGCCGCTAGAGTTGTCACTCACATCCCGTTCTTACGTTGGTACCTGCAGTGTGTATAAGATACTATGTCGTTGCCAAATACGGCTCGTTCACACCATTATTTACTGTTCTTGGAACGCGAAACGCCTGGCATTCGAGAGAGAAGGATGTGGGCGTAGTGTGCGACTTCGCAAGCTGCGAGTGATGCAGCGGAATTACGATACGAGAGTGAAGTCTCTCAATTAAACAAGCAATTGACTTACTTTAACAGAGCTAACTACAATTCCAACAAAAATATATTGCGCATGGAAGCGTAAGCATCTCTTGTCCacattcccgtatgctccgtagaAAGGGAAGCATGTGTTGAAGAACACTGATAGCACAGCGCTGTCAGCGCTATTGACCGCCTAAACCAAttccgtcataaaaatggcggcccgaTGTGGGTTTCGGGATGGCTAATTTACGATCATTTAAAATACGGGGTCATTTTCTGGAAATGAAGGATGGTTTCAGATAgagttcgatatgggcttccagaatatcTTCACAGTTTCAAAAGATCAAGGTGCCCCCTGAGCTGACCTTTAACCAGTGTTGGTGAAAACGGGCCTGAGTGAGACAGTTGAAATAGTAACGAGCATGCACTTGAGTCGTTGGATAATAAATGTGGCCGACTTCGAGAATTTCTTACCCATCGTTGTTTGACCGTGTCTCCCGGTGCCCTTCTCGGCGAGTTCATGCCACTTTGCCTGCCATCTCATTTTTGTCTTTAGTACGTGTTGCGCTATCTTCAAATGTACATGTGCACTACTCTTGTACATTTCATGAACCACATTAAAATGAGTGTAAACGACCAACAAAACAAACCTCcaacacagcaacaaacaagGACCAGTAATCCGGCGGGCCTGGTGTGTCACTGAAGGTACCATAACTCGTCGAATCTCAAGAGCAGGACAGAGGCGATGACGACACCGAAGGAATGTTTCAGGAATTATGGAACTTcatcgtaaaaaaaagaaaaaaaatgtttgtttTCTGTAATAAGTAGCATCAGTGACAGGAAAGCAGTATGGTCTAGGCTGGAATTCTGTCTTCAAAACCTTTGACCTCAGTTAATGGATAAGACGAACTGCGTTATTCACGTTTAAGACGTTCTTTTATTGTGACAGCAGCTTGTCCCAAGGTTATTTGAACAGCCGATTGGCGTTGATTTTCTTCCGCTTGCACATCTTCCTCAGGACCTTCTTAACCGTTTTCTCGAGTAATCCTCCACGGCCACTCTACACTGGAGCGCGAGCTCATACGCGACCTAACCTAGTTGGTAGCGATGAGGGGGAGGTAAATATTTCTTCGAGCACCATGTGTTGGAGATTTCTGGAGCAGGTCAAAAGAAGCCCAGTTGGTTCAGATTACCCGCAGTCTTACCATGCGGTACGTGCAACCATGTCGCCACACTACGcggacaaaccttacgtgttaCATGACGGTGCCATTATTAGGGCGGGAGGGTCTTTCGGCACCAGGAAGCTGAAGCGGGAGCTCGGCGGAACTGCTGAGGACTGTTGCTCGGTGTGGGCTATACAGGATTGTACGGCTTGTTGGGCAATTAAACTCGTTGTTCTGCTTTCCCGATTTATGCTTCTCTGCTTTCGGGTCATTCGCAAAAGCTTACGTACCCATAGGTGAGAAGTTTTCCCATAACCTATACATAGCACCATGCAGACCTTCGTTGTGTTCGCAATTTTATAAAGGCAAATTTCGCAAACTGCTGAATCTTTTCCGCTAGAAGTCATTATCACAGCCTTTGAATGTTCTTCACCTATCGCGCCATTCAGGAGCTCGAGCTTTCCCTTGTGTATTTCTCCTGATCGTTTCAAACGACCATTCAGGATGTATCATTTGCTTCGTAACTTTTGAAATACACTTCCGCTCTTTACATTACAGCGGTTGTGTGTCACAGTATCCGTGTCCCGTATGTCCTATTTTCGAGGTGTCATCTCGTATCGTATCACCATGCTGAACGTTCAGAAAAGTGAGGATGTTCTTCTTGCAATTCTTTTGTTGTAAAAAAGAATGTTTCTTTGATGGTATACCGTCTATCATAACATTACGAGTTACATAGTGTACCATTGATAAGAATTATCATATTATCATAGATAATGATTCCTATAAAAACATATAATGGTTAGAGTAAGGCAAACGTGTTTAGTGGTAGTGAATGTTCGAGAATACATCGAAGTGTGTGCTCTCCGTACGCACTAGAATATAGACAGCGAGGTCCCCAGTATATTTGGTAGATGTTTGTACATGGCATTTGTTTCATGAGGTTTCCTCTTGCGATAAAAAACACTCGGTATTATGGGAAAGTGGCGCTGCAGTGAAGTGTCAAAAGCCGTTTCCTCTCAGGTTGCTCATTTGCTGTCGGGTTGATGCTCTTCAAACATTAGGGGCATTAACTGAAACAGGACCGACGCAAGTGCTCGCGCGTCATCTGCTTGCACTTGTGCCTCTGATGTCGTTCTATCGCTCTGTAGACATGATCCGCCTTGGCAAGCTGGGCGTTTAGCATGTTTACGGAGATCCAGATCAATGCAGTGCAATTAACGAAGGAGGAGTACTGTCCTCCAATCCTAATGCGTTTTCCCCGCAAGACTCGCGTGTAGTTCCCTTGGGAGATGCTGGAAAATCAATTATCACATCACAGGCAAGCACTAAAAAACCCGCATGCTTCTATGGAGGCAAATGACAACTAGAACGATAATAAATCCTTCGTATCAGTTTAAATTGTTCACGAAACCGGTGTGTTTGCATTACCCGTAGCAGAAAAGAAGGAACCAATGAATATATTTACTCActtatttattttgttgcatTGACCTTAGTACACATTCAAATATGGGCTAACACGCCGTACTCAGGCGAACCGTTGGATAAAGGAGAGATAAGACGCAGGCTATCAGGCTCCACGGGATGGGTACATGGACGTGTCCATGTCTTGGGGACAAGACGAAAAGCACTCGCCGTCGATGTCTGTCATACCAACCCGCCTCAGACAAACCTTGATTAATACATACCTTAAGCTTCCTATATAATGTAGAAGCACTCGACCAACCGTTTGACCATGCAGTCCTCGAAGACGATCGGGCTTGGATCTACTGACTTCCACGCCATTTCGTACTGTTTCAAATGATTACGCGTGTGAGCGTCTTGCGGTTGGCTCTGGTCATACCAACAGCTCTACAACTTGGGTTTTGTGACATTTCCGATCCCTCTTGCCTTCTACAATAACACGCTGTTGATATTCCTCTAGCTTATTCGCACGTTGCTGACTTGCTGATGGCTCACATGCACGCTTGCCTTCCATAGGGTGCCATCATTAACTGTTGTCGGCATCTTCCAATAGCCGTCCAAACTTTGCTTGGGATCATGACGAAGGCCCAGGACAGTTATGTGACTTTCGATGAAGATCAGGGCCCACTGTTTTCCTTCTGCTACCTGTACCGGTTTCTGATTGGGACTTGTTCTGTGTGCTTTGAGATGTTGCTGGAAGTTCTTTGAAGGTTACGTCACTTGATGAAAAGCGCGTAAAGAGCTCACGTTTTCTATTGCGACTTCAACCAAGCACACCGGCGCTGACAGTTGTCTACACGGCAGCATAGATCCTCAAGAACATAATTGCGGAGGTTTCAACAAATGGTAGAGTAGTTCGTTGTTTCTACTTTTTGAAGTTCAGATGTCGAGTACTGCCAAAGGAAATTGCCTTTCTCTGATCGCATGCTGGTGCATCGTGAATCAGGAATCAAGCCGTCGCGGACCGCCCAGACTACTTGACATTTGTCATTGCCTTTGTCAGGAGGTTCTGTTCTTTCTGTCGCTGACACGTTCAGGGGTTGCTGTTTGTAGCGTTTGAAGACTTCCAAAAAGCAGCTAAAACGTTGACTCAAATGTTGTCTCGGATGAGGCAAATAACTTTTCCTCGACTGTCGTCATTCAATTCTGTCGATGACTCTCGGTTCTGATGGGTTCTGATAAGCGCCAGTTTTAACTCCAGTACCAGCTTTTGGACCCATGGCATGCTATATTCTGCTTGCAGACGAGGCAATTCGAGCAAGCATTCTACAAGTTCGATCAGGTCCGTTGAATATAGTGGACCACTCTGTACGCTCGTAAAATTCCTGGTGACGACCTGCTTCGGTTGTTACCATCATAAGGCTTTTACATTTGTTCACTTCGATCAGTGCCCTTGTTGTATGCTGCCAACAAATGTTGCGTCGTTTCTGTGGTGAAGATGCGCCTTTTGTACCTTCATCAGTAGGTAGTAGCGTTTCGCGACCTCGACCAATACGTGTAGACGCTGACGTCTGTATCACATCTGATGCGACGAAATCGGATTTGCCATCTCGACAAACAGCTTTGTGCCCATAGGATGCCCCGCTGCATTGTGGTTGAAGACGGGGCATTCCAGGGCCAGTATGCCTATCGTCGTTGACGCAAGTGGTGACCACCAATTTTGGACGTGATCACCAGTTCCTCGACCAAAACAATTTGATATGCAATGCTGTTTTCTGCTGTACAACTTGAATTGGTGTCCTTCTTGCCCGTAGCACACGTCTCGAAATACTGTACTGCAAGTTGTGTATGATGACGACGCAAGTGTTACCCAGTAGAGCCATGGACTCCGTCGATTTACGGTGTGACACTCAGAGCTTCGTTGGCCGGATTCACCGCAGGTGTGAATccgttaccagctcccaccACGAGGAGGTGAAGTTGAGTGCCACATGTGGGAGCCATGAATCCGTGGTCGAGGTTTCCGGGGACAGGCGGTCGAGATCGGTAAAGGCATTCAAGGAGGTCACGGATACGGGGACAGGCGCGGTCGAGGTCGGTAAAGGCAGTCACGGGGCATCAAATAGTAGGGGGACATGCAGGGGTCGATAACGGGGGCAGTCGAGGCGATCGTTAGTCTATGCCTTAGCGGTCTTAGACCTTTTTTTCCGACAGTCGATGTACACAACGGTGTCAGGTAGAGCGTACCGGCGGCCAACGAAGGCAGTGACGAGAGCGTCGATCCTTGGGTCGTCGCAGTGCCGGAGGATGCGATATACCGTGTAGGCAGGAGTGGTGAAGTCATGAATCATACGCAGAAGGATTTTCATGGCTTGATCCCGAAATGCCACTGGATGGGGTGTGAGCATAATGGCTTTTGTTAGCCGGGATATATCACGACCTTTCAGCCGTCTGTAAACCGCGTAGTCGTGGACCATGGAGTCGAATAGTCCAAGGCAACCCTGGTAAATGTCCTGGTCTGCGGACTTAAGCTGTTGGCATAGGAGGACGACGAGGGCGCTGAGGTATCCGTCCACACGACGGTGTTTCTTCATGAGCTCTCCGATTTTCTCGAAGATTCCAGCTGCGCGGGATTCTATCTCGCTGCCGAGGTCCTCCACTGGTGTCGGGTCTTCTGTCGGGGCCATGCACGCGCAGCGGAGAAAGCCAAAGAATCGCAAGAAGCACGCCATCCTGGTCAATGCAACACTAGGTATGAGTTAGGAAAAACGATGATAACGTTAGAGCATTTTGGG includes these proteins:
- the LOC135395290 gene encoding uncharacterized protein LOC135395290, encoding MSLFFIKKAVASLSKNVKEIKRLRSGDLLLQCTSEADCERILNTQEMHGMKISATLHRTLNTCRGVVSLAELIDDPSEEILENQKGQKVIGVRKIKIRKIKIRKNNEYITTRNTILTFDCPTFPERLKVGYLTAEVRPYIPNPLRWFKCNRFAHPSDTCRGSTCCARCSKQDHNSKECRGPDHCVNCAGDHPSYSRYCPKWKFEKEVMHIKVTQKLSYPEGRKKASPFQFQKSFSSVVKEKPRMMSCATQT